Part of the Anaerobacillus alkaliphilus genome, TGCTAGCAATATCCTAGAAAAGTTTCTACCCTTGTTACTATTATTATTCATTGGTACATCTTCATACCCTAGGTCTCTGATTAAACATAGATAAAGCACGAATTGACCAATCATCAATTCGTGCTTTTCATTTATTTTAGCATGCGAGAATACCCAAATATAAAATCACTTTCGCCTAAATAAAAACCTAATCGTCTGAAATTATCTTGAATCTTCTCTGGATCGGGAGTAATTACCATGGGTAGCCTTCTTAGTGCTCTTTTCGTTTCCTGTCCTACATAACCATCGACAATCAGCTGATAGTCTCTTTGAAATTGCTTGACTACCTCTATGGTATCTTCGTCATATATACCTGACATTTCTTTAAATTCATACCCTAGTAAGCTTAGATGCTGTTGGAGAGCTTTCACTTCTTCCCCAGTACTACCGAGACCAAAAAGCGTATGCGTAATCGCAGGTGCTTTACCGATATCTGTGGAAATTACCGTAAATCCGTTCGCACGGGCAAGTTCATCGAACGAATTTAACGAGTGAACAATGATGACTGGAGTTTTGACATTGACCATATCAAAAAGCCATCGTATATCATCATTATCCATACGAACACAACCTAAACTTACGTACTTTCCAATAGAGTTTGGGTTATTGTTTCCATGGATCGCATAAGTGCTACCCATTGTGCCACGTGCATTTAATCCTAACCACCGATCACCAAGTGGGTTCACTGGATCGCCTCCAGCGATATTTTCCTTATAGTAAGGTCTGTTCACGATCTTGTTGACGATTTGAAAATGACCTTCCGGTGTTAGTAGCGGACTTTTGCCCGTTGCAACAGGAAATATTTCGTACAATTCATTATTTTCATAGTGTGCTAGTTCATTGCTAGCTTTGTTAATAATAATGAATGATTGCTCGGAAGCGTGGGAGTCAAGTGGCCATAAAAAACAAAACAAAAGAATAAGTAATGGAATTTTTTTCACGAGAGAAAAACCTCCAATTCTAAGGTGTCACAATATTAGACTCCATTTTATGGAAAAAAGTTACAAGTAAACTCATATTTTCTCAATCTAATAGCCCTTCACATATTGTTCACCATTTCACAATACAATGTTCACAGGTAGGACAGTCGCTACTGAGTCGATCATTATATACTAATAGTGAAGATAGTTAGTGATTACTTAGTAACCTAGTCCAACAAAAGGACTACCAGACGAAAGCAAGACCAATCACTCACTATCAAAATTATACTTTGAGGAGTGGATCAATCATGGTCATGAATTTCTTAAGAAATAATAAAATAGCTGCAGGTATCTTAGCATTCCTTCGTTTATATCTTGGGTGGAGTTGGCTTTCAGCCGGTTGGGGCAAAGTAACTGGTGAACCTTTTAACGCTGGTGGTTATTTAAATAATGCAGTTGCTAACCCTGTGGTTAGTCACGGCGACATTGTTTATCCTACCTATATAGCTTTCTTAGAAAAATTTGCAGTACCAAACGCTGACCTATTTAGCTTTATGGTTGCCTGGGGAGAAGTACTTGTTGGACTTGGACTAATTGTAGGTGTTTTAACTACTTGGGCAGCATTCTTTGGGGTAGTGATGAATTTCGCGTTTATGTTTGCAGGAACTATTTCAACTAACCCTTGGATGATCTTAATCTCAATCTTTATCCTAGTAGCTGGTTACAACGCAGGACGCTTTGGTGGAGACCGTTGGGTGATACCTTATTTAAAGAGCTTCATTTTCAAAAATAAATCAGATGTGAAAAATGCCGCATAACAAAAAGCACGAATTGACAATGACTCAATTCGTGCTTTTTTCTGTTATATAGGTATTTCCCACGATTAAGAACACTAGCATCACAAGTAAGAGGGATATCCTTTAGATCTTCTACAGAAAGTGTACTAGGGGAGGAGAAATCTGTTGCTAGCGTGACCCATTTGCCTCTTGGTCCGTTTGCGTGTTAGGTCCATCAGATAACGCAATATCTTCAATCCATTTTTTATACACTGGACCTAAAGACAGGAGTAGAACGTCGATGAGAGTTATTGGAAAAATTGACTTTATATTTATAAGCTTCATATTTCTGAGAGCACGGTCAATTATATTTTTAACGCTTAGTAATCCTATCTTTACTGCTACACTTTCAGTATAAGCAAATGAGGTTTTAATAGCTGACATTATACTTGAATAGGATGTTTCCATTTTGTGCTGTTCCATCAGAGAGTGGTGTTTTCCTCTTCCAAAACTTAATAAATGAAGCATTTCTAACGTAACTAAGCTGTTGATGCCTGTAAACTGTACCATGTTATAAAGGGTAAATTTTTGGATGATTGAGTTTCCTTTTTTCAAAAGACGAAGCCATTGGTCACTAACATGAAAATAAAGATAGATTAATACTAACGTGTATCTTGTTTTCCAGCCGCGTTTTTTAAAAATTCCCATTTTAATAAAGAGTTTTTCAATCAATGCAAAATAAATAGCAAATCCCATTTTTACAGGCCACTTTAGTTTAAATGCCGTAATGAATAGAGCTGTAAACGGGACATAGACTGCTTGCGACAAAATAGCTCCTGAAATATCGTCTAAGAATTTTTTCTTAAAAAAATTCGGTTTATATCTATATAAATGTAAAAACGAGAGTATAAGGTACTCAAAAAGATACGCTAATCCCATGTTGGATAATAACAATACAACTAAAGGTTTTTTATTCTTTACTTTTGCAAAAGTATACAAGAGTAACGTCGAATGAATGATCAATAAAATTAAATAAGGATATCGATTATTCTTTCCAAAAAACATATCAACTCTCCATTCCTTAAAGGACTAGGTTTATTATTTCCTAAAGAGTTTTTATTACACTTTGCATTATATAAAACAAGAGATTTTGTATGAATTTCCATATAGTTTATGTTGGATGGTACAGAGGTTATTATTATGAAGGATATCTTTTACTTAATATGGAATTTAATAACAGTAGTTTTATGAAGGGGTTTAGGCTCGCACATGATCAAAAGAGGGGGCATGGCACACCCATGGTTAAAGCTGTATTCTTCGACCTAGATGGAACTTTATTAAACAGAGAAGAGTCAATCAAAGCTTTTATATCCGACCAATACCATAGACTCCATACATACTTACATCATATACCCAAAGATCTTTATATTGGTAGATTCATTGAATTAGACGCAAGAGGTTATGTATGGAAGGATAAGGTATACAAACAGTTAATTGTTGAATGTAATATTTCCGGTGTAGGTTGGGAGGAATTACTTCAAGATTATCTCACTCATTTCAAATACCATTGTGTACCTTTTCCAAACTTACAATCCATGCTAGACCAATTAAAAATGGATCAGCTTACGTTAGGAATTATCACCAACGGAAAGGGGCAATTCCAGTTAGACAACATCAGAGCTCTTTCTATTGAGCACTATTTTGACTGTATTTTTGTTTCAGAGCTAGAAGGTCTAAAAAAACCTGATCCGCGCATCTTCCAAAGAGCATTAAAAAAGTTTGAAATCCTTCCTCATGAAGCAGTCTTTATCGGAGATCATCCAGAAAATGATGTGAAAGCGGCACAAGCGGTTGGAATGAAAGCAATTTGGAAAAAAGATGATTTTTGGAAGACGGGACATTCAACGTTCACCATTCACGATTTATCCGAGATCTGTACCCTGATTACACAAATGAAAAAACACAGTACTAGTCTTTAAACTGGTACTGTGTTTAGATCGAATAATCGTTCACCCAACTACTTTCCCTAGATCGTTCGCTTAATTTCGTGTCCCGTCTCTGAAAATAGCGAAATAATCCCTTTATTTCAAGCAGTTTCTCGAGATTTAAATGTAATTGCTGCTCTTTATATTTTTTATTCCAATCAACTCGATTTACAGTTTCACGAATGCTACCTTTCATATTCGCAAATAAGACCTCGATCTTCCAGTGAACAAGCATTTCCTCTAACTTATCAATGGAGACTGTATCAATGTCATTTACTCCACTCATATCAAAAACCATCCACTTTGCTTGAGGATTTTGTTTCATCAGCTTTTTTAAATGTTCCTCAATGTAAGAAATGTTAGCAAAATGAAGGCTAGCATCGATGCGAACGAGTAAGACCTTTTCTGAAGTTATTGCTTTCGTGTACCTCCTAACGTCACGAAACGTCTTTTCTTCAGGAACATATCCTAATTGAGCAATATCCGGCTTCGCACTTTTTTCTATTAGTAAGATAAGAGTAAGGATTGCACCAATAATAATTCCCCACTGTATTCCAACAAAAAGGGTGACACAAAACGTGAGCAACCAAACCCAGCCTTCTACTGGTTTAATTTTCAAAAGAGTAGGTAACTCTCTAATGTTTACTAATTTATAGACAGCAGCGATAATGATTGCTGCTAGGATGGCTGTTGGCAAATAGTAAAATAGTGAAGTGAAAAATAATAACGTAATTATGACACAAATGGCTGTGACAAATGATGTCACTTGAGTTCTACCACCTGATTGGTGGTTGATCGCTGTTCGCGAAAAACTGCCGTTAATCGGAAATGCTTGAAAAAACGAACCGACAATATTAGAAACTCCTAATGCAGTTAACTCCTTGTTAGGAATGATCTTATAGTTTT contains:
- a CDS encoding L,D-transpeptidase family protein, encoding MKKIPLLILLFCFLWPLDSHASEQSFIIINKASNELAHYENNELYEIFPVATGKSPLLTPEGHFQIVNKIVNRPYYKENIAGGDPVNPLGDRWLGLNARGTMGSTYAIHGNNNPNSIGKYVSLGCVRMDNDDIRWLFDMVNVKTPVIIVHSLNSFDELARANGFTVISTDIGKAPAITHTLFGLGSTGEEVKALQQHLSLLGYEFKEMSGIYDEDTIEVVKQFQRDYQLIVDGYVGQETKRALRRLPMVITPDPEKIQDNFRRLGFYLGESDFIFGYSRMLK
- a CDS encoding DoxX family protein, with the protein product MVMNFLRNNKIAAGILAFLRLYLGWSWLSAGWGKVTGEPFNAGGYLNNAVANPVVSHGDIVYPTYIAFLEKFAVPNADLFSFMVAWGEVLVGLGLIVGVLTTWAAFFGVVMNFAFMFAGTISTNPWMILISIFILVAGYNAGRFGGDRWVIPYLKSFIFKNKSDVKNAA
- a CDS encoding HAD family hydrolase, yielding MVKAVFFDLDGTLLNREESIKAFISDQYHRLHTYLHHIPKDLYIGRFIELDARGYVWKDKVYKQLIVECNISGVGWEELLQDYLTHFKYHCVPFPNLQSMLDQLKMDQLTLGIITNGKGQFQLDNIRALSIEHYFDCIFVSELEGLKKPDPRIFQRALKKFEILPHEAVFIGDHPENDVKAAQAVGMKAIWKKDDFWKTGHSTFTIHDLSEICTLITQMKKHSTSL
- a CDS encoding SulP family inorganic anion transporter, with product MLKKYNKTFLRNDLIAGLTLFVMLVPQSMAYAMLAGVPPVMGLYASTIPLMIYAVFASSKHLSVGPVAITSLLVFTGVSLYAEPGSSEYISLVLTLTLMVGVIQFLLGLLNGGFIVKFIPHSVLSGYTSAAAIVIAVSQFKHLLGIDVGNYLQVHLLFFDILRKINEANVLTVFVGLLAFSTLVLLNKRSPRIPGALLLVVVAIVSVMLFRLDQQGLQIIGNVPQGIPQMTLPSISFQTIQLLLPMAITISLIAFMESLAISKSIARIENYKIIPNKELTALGVSNIVGSFFQAFPINGSFSRTAINHQSGGRTQVTSFVTAICVIITLLFFTSLFYYLPTAILAAIIIAAVYKLVNIRELPTLLKIKPVEGWVWLLTFCVTLFVGIQWGIIIGAILTLILLIEKSAKPDIAQLGYVPEEKTFRDVRRYTKAITSEKVLLVRIDASLHFANISYIEEHLKKLMKQNPQAKWMVFDMSGVNDIDTVSIDKLEEMLVHWKIEVLFANMKGSIRETVNRVDWNKKYKEQQLHLNLEKLLEIKGLFRYFQRRDTKLSERSRESSWVNDYSI